Proteins found in one Mytilus edulis chromosome 2, xbMytEdul2.2, whole genome shotgun sequence genomic segment:
- the LOC139511220 gene encoding E3 ubiquitin-protein ligase TRIM71-like, with protein sequence MSASIRPPDKTEIGGPAPFPANPGNVLKTSENSTNSMSNQTNGTMSVNGTKQNETGSATNMPTNVGETTGSMDLKPSFEEKPGHTPDKMTPNGSKSVSYPIGGISPQHDNRTNRPVRPISAKSMADVLKSDLMVCPICDKEMTAPKQFPCLHAFCEGCISSNVANLKDEDPHCQIRCPVCEIPVSNSRNNVDAKVFAESLPPSLFISSLLVQKQIKQKQCKPCNNTGKKTSADSWCSYCAETLCPEHLSYHNALTSPSIHHVFKMSQIEKNPQIAETSGKCNVHEYERIKYFCQDHKYPCCEICWKSSHEICDVESLELAASSVKNKPETTRLIGDLEIMGSHSEHILQDRRRNIDDLEHQKSEEKKAVKKMREQINEHLDKLETSMMDDLHKIHRQKTKEIEKEVQLFEHKQQSVSFYKLLLESVLKNSSDVLALTELAKIRHQCKILDENLHHRISKLKRTDFVVVSNNLAGNMGKLAEVEINQRPITPPPAFEARPKHSGILTPRSKLLHPRREKGSTFLVLRYSSSKITGGCSLKSSLLLVDNRGKEIRGYSIEGHREEKQVFSFKAEQEGNPFDVTVLPPRRSTIMVIATIPLKNRLQVLEFGDDHNTKGAYYKTNGKCYGISYMDGYIIVACHTKLEIWRMDEDYNLMFERSILTKGDHVNYVCAADNRIYYSDSADKGSVVCTTLDGTNIFAYSHHNLRMPMGLVLDQSGNVYVAAYYSNNIHLISPEGVLMKVTTPKDSHFNKPLFLIEIDGKIFVTYDKHKITSLH encoded by the coding sequence ATGTCTGCCAGCATTCGTCCTCCAGATAAGACAGAAATTGGTGGTCCTGCGCCATTCCCTGCGAATCCTGGGAACGTGTTAAAGACATCAGAAAATAGCACGAACAGTATGAGTAACCAAACAAATGGAACCATGTCTGTTAATGGGACGAAACAGAATGAGACAGGATCGGCAACGAACATGCCAACAAATGTAGGGGAAACCACCGGAAGTATGGATTTAAAACCATCATTTGAAGAGAAACCAGGACACACTCCCGACAAAATGACACCAAATGGATCTAAATCAGTTTCATATCCAATAGGAGGTATCAGTCCACAACACGATAATAGGACAAACAGACCAGTGAGACCGATTTCTGCAAAATCAATGGCCGACGTTTTAAAATCAGATTTAATGGTCTGTCCAATATGTGACAAGGAGATGACTGCGCCAAAGCAATTTCCATGCCTTCACGCGTTTTGCGAGGGTTGCATTTCCTCCAATGTGGCTAACTTAAAAGATGAGGATCCCCATTGTCAAATTCGATGTCCAGTTTGCGAAATTCCGGTTTCAAATTCGCGCAATAACGTTGACGCCAAAGTGTTTGCTGAAAGTTTACCACCGAGTCTTTTCATTTCGTCTTTGTTGGTACAGAAACAGATAAAACAAAAGCAATGTAAACCTTGTAATAATACTGGAAAGAAAACATCAGCCGACTCATGGTGTTCTTACTGCGCAGAAACTTTGTGCCCTGAACATTTGTCTTACCACAACGCTCTGACGTCACCTTCAATACATCATGTGTTTAAGATGTCacaaattgagaaaaatcctcAGATAGCGGAAACTTCCGGGAAATGTAATGTTCATGAATACGaaagaattaaatatttttgtcaagATCATAAGTATCCTTGTTGTGAGATCTGCTGGAAATCAAGTCACGAGATATGCGATGTCGAATCTTTGGAATTGGCCGCATCTAGCGTAAAGAACAAACCCGAAACAACCAGGCTGATTGGGGACTTAGAAATTATGGGATCACATTCAGAACATATTCTCCAAGACAGGAGGAGAAATATAGATGATCTTGAGCACCAGAAATCAGAAGAGAAAAAAGCTGTTAAAAAAATGCGCGAACAAATAAATGAACATCTGGACAAACTCGAGACTAGCATGATGGATGATCTTCATAAAATTCATCGTCAAAAGACAAAAGAGATTGAAAAGGAAGTCCAACTTTTTGAACATAAACAACAAAGTGTTTCCTTTTATAAGCTATTATTGGAGAGTGTCTTAAAAAACTCATCAGATGTATTAGCGTTGACGGAGCTTGCTAAAATTAGACACCAGTGTAAAATCCTGGACGAAAATTTGCATCATAGAATATCGAAACTGAAACGCacagattttgttgttgtttccaACAATTTAGCTGGAAACATGGGAAAGCTCGCAGAAGTAGAAATCAACCAAAGGCCGATCACTCCTCCACCAGCATTTGAAGCAAGACCAAAACACAGCGGAATCCTAACACCAAGATCTAAACTTCTCCATCCGCGGCGGGAAAAGGGCAGTACCTTTCTTGTTCTAAGATATTCCAGCAGTAAAATAACAGGAGGGTGTTCATTAAAGTCGTCACTTCTTCTGGTTGATAATCGCGGGAAAGAAATACGCGGTTATTCAATAGAAGGTCACAGAGAAGAAAAACAGGTTTTCTCGTTTAAAGCGGAACAGGAAGGAAATCCGTTTGACGTCACGGTTCTGCCACCACGACGCTCGACTATCATGGTGATCGCCACGATTCCTCTGAAAAATCGATTGCAAGTTCTGGAATTCGGGGATGACCACAATACAAAAGGAGCTTATTACAAGACCAATGGAAAATGTTACGGAATATCTTATATGGATGGATATATCATAGTTGCATGTCATACAAAGCTAGAAATATGGCGAATGGACGAGGACTATAATTTGATGTTCGAGAGAAGCATTTTGACCAAAGGGGATCACGTGAACTACGTCTGTGCAGCAGACAACAGGATTTATTATTCTGATTCAGCAGACAAAGGTTCTGTTGTTTGTACAACTTTAGATGGCACCAATATATTTGCTTATAGTCATCATAATCTGCGGATGCCAATGGGGCTAGTCTTAGATCAAAGTGGGAATGTGTATGTCGCTGCATACTACTCAAATAATATACACCTGATAAGTCCCGAGGGTGTTCTTATGAAAGTTACAACGCCTAAAGATTCGCACTTTAATAAACCATTATTTCTCATTGAAATAGATGGTAAAATCTTTGTGACATATGACAAACACAAAATTACGTCATTACATTGA